GGCGGACACGGGCTCCCACGTCACGGTGGCGCCGGTCAGCGGATCCCCCGAGACGCGAGCGGCCTCGAGCGTGCCCGCGGCGAGCGAGGGATAGGCGGACGGGGTGAAGCGGTAGAAGCGGCCGCTGGTGCTGTCCTCGGTGAGGTAGAGCCGGTAGTCATCCGAGTCCACCGCGACGGCCTCGTGGGAGAAGGTGCCGAGCGCGGGGCGCACCACGCCCTGCGAGGCCTTCGTGGGATCGCACTCCCAGACACGGCCGCCGGAGTACTCCTCGCAGGACAACCAGGTGCCCCAGGGAGTGGGGCCGCCGGCGCAGTTGGAGGTGGTGTTGGAGAGGATGCTGTAGGCGCCGGTGATGGCGCCGCCCCCGTCGAACCGGACGGCCGAGACACCGCCAGTGCCCAGGGTCTTCTCGGAGTTGGAGGTGTAGATCCACCCGCCGCCCGACACGGGGAAGCAGGCGCCACCGTCCGGCGCCCCGTGCCAGGTGTAGCCGGTGTTGGCCACCTTGGCGCCGGAGCGCGCGATGATGCGCGAGGAGAAGCCCGCGGGCAGCCGCACGCCATTGGCATCGGCGGAGCCGGACAGGGCGCCGTAGGGACTGGTGCCGGGTTTGGCGGGGGCGGCATAGGCCTGGCGCCAGAAGGACGGACCCAGGGCGAGCGCCGTTCCGCCAACGGCGGAGAGCTGCAGGAAGTTGCGACGGTTGAGTGTCATGTGAGCCTCCGGTGCGAAGAGCGCGCGCACCTTCACACGCGTTCACGGGAGGCTCGGGTCAACTCTCCGTCAGCAACGGCTGACGGACGTGTCACGGGCGTCAGTTCGCCGGGGGCGGCGGTGCGCTGTGGTCGCAGTGCAACAGCGATGGCGGATCGAAGCAGGTGAGTTGATCATTGTCGAGCCGGCACACGCCCGTGGGCGTGCTGGCGCACCGCACCTCCGTGCGCGTGGACTTGCAGTCATAGCCACAGCTCACCGCCTCGGACGCGGTGAGGCAGCGGGGTTCGGGGGTGTCGGCGCCCTGTTCGTGGATGACGCTCTCCGGCGGATCCCAGCAGACGAGGCGCTCGAAATGGGTGGTGCATACGCCATAGGGCGTGCTGTTGCAGGCCACTTCGCCATGGGCCACCCGGCAGTTGTAGCCGCAGGCCACCTTGCCCCGGATTTCCTTGCACTCGGGTTTCGGGTTCGAACGGGGTGGGTGGGCGATGGCGACCCGGGGCGGATCCCAGCAATGGATGTTGCCCGCCAACAGCTGACACACCCCATAGGGCGTCCTGGCACAGGCGGTGTGCGATCCATTGGACTTACACTGATATCCGCACACGGTCCGCCCCTGCGAGGACAGGCATTGGGGAGGAGGGGGCCGCGGCGGGGGCGGCGTGGGCTGGGACTCCACGGGGGCGGATGCCAACCAGACGATGGCGAGCAGGGAGAGCATGGTGCGCCGCCGACGGAAACGCTGGCGCTTTATTCAACCTCCCGATGTCGAGGCGCCCGG
Above is a window of Cystobacter fuscus DNA encoding:
- a CDS encoding alkaline phosphatase PhoX, with the protein product MTLNRRNFLQLSAVGGTALALGPSFWRQAYAAPAKPGTSPYGALSGSADANGVRLPAGFSSRIIARSGAKVANTGYTWHGAPDGGACFPVSGGGWIYTSNSEKTLGTGGVSAVRFDGGGAITGAYSILSNTTSNCAGGPTPWGTWLSCEEYSGGRVWECDPTKASQGVVRPALGTFSHEAVAVDSDDYRLYLTEDSTSGRFYRFTPSAYPSLAAGTLEAARVSGDPLTGATVTWEPVSASKPASQQSNASRTTVFNGGEGCWYDRGTVYFTTKGDNRVWAYTPASSRLEIIYDDNLYPNSPLTGVDNVTVSSSGDIFVAEDGGDLQICIITPERIVAPLLQLVGHNSSEITGPAFSPDGKRLYFSSQRGTTGTNGGGITFEVTGPFRT